The Nycticebus coucang isolate mNycCou1 chromosome 5, mNycCou1.pri, whole genome shotgun sequence genome window below encodes:
- the OLFML3 gene encoding olfactomedin-like protein 3, producing MVASLQAAMGPNSSLLILFLLSWSGHLQGQQHHLVEYMERRLAALEERLAQCQDQSSRHAAELRDFKNKMLPLLEVAEKEREALRTEADTITGRVDRLEREVDYLETQNPALPCVEFDEKVTGGPGTKGKGRRNEKYDMVTDCGYTISQVRSMKILKRFGGPAGLWTKDPLGPTEKIYVLDGTQNDTAFVFPRLRDFTLAMAARKASRVRVPFPWVGTGQLVYGGFLYYARRPPGGPGGGGEMENTLQLIKFHLANRTVVDSSVFPAEGLIPPYGLTTDTYIDLAADEEGLWAVYATREDDRHLCLAKLDPQTLDTEQQWDTPCPRENAEAAFVICGTLYVVYNTRPASRARIQCSFDASGTLIPERAALPYFPRRYGAHASLRYNPRERQLYAWDDGYQIVYKLEMRQKEEEV from the exons ATGGTGGCCTCTCTCCAGGCTGCCATGGGGCCCAACTCTTCTCTCCTCATCCTGTTCCTTTTGTCCTGGTCTGGACACCTTCAAGGACAGCAGCACCACCTTGTGGAGTACATGGAGCGCCGACTAGCCGCCTTAGAG GAACGGCTGGCCCAGTGCCAGGACCAGAGCAGTCGGCACGCTGCAGAGCTGCGAGACTTCAAGAACAAGATGCTGCCACTGTTGGAGGTGGCAGAGAAAGAGCGGGAGGCCCTCAGAACTGAGGCGGACACCATCACAGGGAGAGTGGACCGTCTGGAACGGGAGGTTGACTATCTGGAGACCCAGAACCCAGCTTTGCCCTGTGTAGAGTTTGATGAGAAGGTGACTGGAGGCCCTGGGACCAAAGGCAagggcagaagaaatgagaagtaCGATATGGTGACAG ACTGTGGCTACACAATCTCTCAGGTGAGATCAATGAAGATCCTGAAGCGGTTTGGTGGCCCTGCTGGTCTGTGGACCAAGGATCCATTGGGGCCAACGGAGAAGATCTACGTGTTGGATGGGACACAGAATGACACAGCTTTTGTCTTCCCAAGGCTCCGTGACTTCACCCTTGCCATGGCTGCCCGGAAAGCTTCCCGAGTCCGAGTGCCCTTCCCCTGGGTGGGCACAGGGCAGCTGGTATATGGTGGCTTTCTTTATTATGCCCGGAGGCCTCCCGGAGGACCTGGAGGAGGCGGAGAGATGGAGAACACTTTGCAGCTCATCAAATTCCACCTTGCAAACCGGACGGTGGTGGACAGCTCAGTATTCCCAGCCGAGGGGTTGATCCCCCCGTATGGCCTGACCACAGACACATACATCGACTTGGCAGCTGACGAGGAAGGCCTTTGGGCTGTCTATGCCACCAGAGAGGATGACAGGCACTTGTGTCTGGCCAAGTTAGATCCACAGACACTGGACACAGAGCAGCAGTGGGACACGCCATGCCCCAGAGAGAACGCTGAGGCTGCCTTTGTCATCTGTGGGACCCTATACGTGGTCTACAATACCCGTCCTGCCAGTCGGGCCCGCATCCAGTGCTCCTTTGATGCTAGTGGCACCCTCATCCCAGAACGGGCAGCACTCCCTTATTTTCCCCGCAGATACGGTGCCCATGCCAGCCTCCGCTATAACCCCCGAGAGCGCCAGCTTTATGCCTGGGATGATGGCTACCAGATTGTCTATAAGCTGGAGATGAGGCAGAAGGAGGAGGAAGTTTGA